The genomic region GGTCGCCGGTTTGACGTCCGGAACGCCCGCCCGTTTGCGGATGCGGTTCAGGATCGTCACGGCTTCGGTCGGCGGCGCGGCGCCTTCGGCGACTTCTTCGTTCAGGATTTCGGCGTACATCAGCAGCACGTCTTCGTAGCGAATCAGCGGGAAGTTAAGCGAGTAGTCGCTGCGGTTCTGCTGCGAAGTCGCGCCTTTTTCCAGAAACTTGGTGTACTGCATCCGTCCCGAACGGGCGTTGGTTTTCGTATCCACATAACCCGAATCGAGCGTGGCGGCTTTGCGCTGGTCGATGGCAGGCCAGGAGCTGTACAGCTCCAGGTCTACCTGTCCGTCGGGGCCGATGGGCTGGAAGGCCGACCACTGCGACGGAAACTGGAAGGCCATGTCCGAAGGTGCCTGCGAACCGATGCCGAAGCCGCCGGAGATGTACTGGATTTCGAAAACGTGGTACTTGTTGTCGTTGGCCGTCTGGAAAAGCGCCTTGTAGGTCGGGGCAAACGTAAACGCCTTGCCTTCCTGGGCGATTACGTCGGCCAGTTCCTTCTTGGCGAGCGCCAGTTTATCGGCCTGTTTCAGCGGAAAGCCGGCCATCGTCAGGTACACCCGGCCGAGCAGGGCTTTGGCGGCCCATTTGGTGGCGCGGCCCTTGTCGGCGGTGGCGTAGGTTTCCGGCAGATTCTGGGCGGCAAACTGGAGGTCCGACACGATGAGGTTGTACACCTCCTTCGCCGGCGAACGCGGAATCAGCTTCGCTTCTTCGATGCT from Tellurirhabdus rosea harbors:
- a CDS encoding RagB/SusD family nutrient uptake outer membrane protein; the protein is MKAIKILTLAALTGLTMSCKEDTLNITPLARNTASDFYKDETQINQAVIAIYNSGLSLPTNSLWNMSEIRSDNTLETQVNVQRDWNDIGNFLMTSQTGQIQATWTDLYEIVYRSNILLEKVAPFKFQRVPQFQAEAKFWRALAYFDLVRFWGDVPLSETVVSIEEAKLIPRSPAKEVYNLIVSDLQFAAQNLPETYATADKGRATKWAAKALLGRVYLTMAGFPLKQADKLALAKKELADVIAQEGKAFTFAPTYKALFQTANDNKYHVFEIQYISGGFGIGSQAPSDMAFQFPSQWSAFQPIGPDGQVDLELYSSWPAIDQRKAATLDSGYVDTKTNARSGRMQYTKFLEKGATSQQNRSDYSLNFPLIRYEDVLLMYAEILNEEVAEGAAPPTEAVTILNRIRKRAGVPDVKPATKAGFRLAMEQERRWEFAAEGLRWHDIVRTGRAIELMTKFTTANAIKLSKPLNENDLLFPIPQNEMLINPGFWKQNPGYN